A window of the Archocentrus centrarchus isolate MPI-CPG fArcCen1 chromosome 17, fArcCen1, whole genome shotgun sequence genome harbors these coding sequences:
- the ccr9a gene encoding C-C chemokine receptor type 9a encodes MDNLFSVNVTSMDDIITTMITEDSSYFGPSTTPDDYDNYDYGDSFLCDRQSVREFRSHYEPPLFWLISLVGGAGNLAVVWIYLNYRRRLKTMTDVYLLNLAVADLLFLVTLPLWAAEASHSWIFGTPLCKINSALYKVNLFSSMLLLTCISVDRYIAIVQTTKAHNSQMERLRCSRIVCTGVWLLALLLATPELVFAEPAKVESQEYCRMVFPAQLGNNTKILVLSLQVSMGFCLPFIVMAFCYSVIVTTLLKTQGFQKHKAMRVILAVVVAFVVSQLPYNSVLVMEAVQATNITIKNCDHLKAFDKAGQVLKSLAYVHACLNPFLYVFVGTRFRRDVLHMLRCCRCVPPMTKIQLSSKSSRSPLSSTRASVMSDSETSQALSL; translated from the exons ATGGACAACCTCTTCAGTGTGAACGTGACCTCCATGGATGACATCATCACAACAATGATCACAGAG GATTCATCCTACTTCGGCCCCTCGACTACCCCTGACGACTACGACAACTATGACTATGGAGACAGCTTCCTGTGTGACCGGCAGTCGGTGCGGGAATTCAGGAGTCACTATGAGCCACCACTCTTCTGGCTAATTTCCCTGGTGGGCGGAGCCGGGAACCTGGCCGTGGTGTGGATCTACCTGAACTACAGGCGCCGGCTGAAGACGATGACTGACGTGTATCTGCTGAACCTGGCAGTGGCTGACCTGCTGTTCCTGGTCACGCTGCCTCTGTGGGCGGCCGAGGCATCGCACAGCTGGATCTTCGGCACCCCCCTCTGCAAAATAAACTCCGCCCTCTACAAGGTGAACCTGTTTAGCAGCATGCTGCTGCTCACCTGCATCAGTGTTGACCGCTACATTGCCATCGTGCAGACCACCAAGGCGCACAACTCGCAGATGGAGCGCCTCCGCTGCAGCCGGATAGTGTGCACAGGGGTGTGGCTGCTGGCACTGCTGCTCGCCACGCCCGAGTTGGTGTTCGCTGAGCCCGCCAAGGTGGAATCGCAGGAATACTGCCGGATGGTGTTCCCGGCTCAACTGGGAAACAACACCAAAATCCTGGTGCTGTCACTGCAGGTGAGCATGGGCTTCTGCCTGCCCTTCATCGTCATGGCATTCTGCTACAGTGTCATTGTGACCACGCTGCTCAAGACCCAGGGCTTCCAGAAGCACAAGGCCATGCGTGTCATCCTGGCAGTGGTGGTAGCATTCGTTGTGTCACAACTGCCCTACAACAGCGTGCTGGTGATGGAGGCGGTGCAAGCAACCAACATCACCATAAAGAACTGCGATCACCTGAAGGCCTTTGACAAGGCGGGACAGGTGCTGAAGAGTCTGGCCTACGTGCACGCCTGCCTCAACCCCTTCCTCTACGTCTTCGTGGGCACGCGCTTTCGCCGTGACGTGCTGCATATGCTGCGCTGCTGCCGCTGTGTGCCGCCAATGACCAAGATTCAGTTATCCAGCAAGTCCAGCAGGAGCCCGCTGAGCTCCACCCGAGCCTCGGTGATGTCTGACAGTGAAACCTCACAGGCGCTGTCGCTGTAG
- the LOC115795533 gene encoding oocyte zinc finger protein XlCOF6, with protein sequence MSWVKQRYRDISPMTLQVVGGDVSSSLYCAEVEGVAGGLVESFLVELYRCKLCQFTCGLKATISSHLLLRHRPTTYMGGAEGGDGTEAGLQQGASPYQLKPSDEDEDFLLYNMLDNISPPTCDISSEGGLQVAHTCEVTTLFEEEEEEEEQEEEVSSIFPLKGGSMSCPSDSPASQEETAQSAHLMTLGLCRISAVRPPPPLPPSSSPRTQSPTPPDNPTHLQDSGADDRVKVPPPNLLCLLCPLTLPSQRLLNIHIRSHRASGGFSCVRCSWTADSWEELEHHWRSHSSRRRKRRREWEQQEKKDKKKKKTMAACQRTFRSSTLQNAPEKSQKHDGWRSQRIGQGKQKEVELPDRRSSRPQAGSQPGATETAKKAIRMKNRDRKETTAENGKQTGFSCSLCHRKFSSKLTLRRHLGIHKGEKPFTCPHCSYSSRLKASLLQHLRTHTGEKPYRCAECPYASIDRSSLLRHCRTHSQEKPYRCQHCDYSSIQKKSLDLHARRHHTGEVFPCQHCDYSSPDRQLLLRHIRRHHAPSQHAAFLT encoded by the exons atgtcGTGGGTGAAGCAGCGGTACCGTGACATCAGCCCCATGaccctgcaggtggtgggcggGGATGTGAGCTCCAGCCTGTACTGCGCTGAGGTGGAGGGTGTGGCGGGGGGGCTGGTGGAGTCCTTCCTGGTAGAGCTTTATCGCTGTAAACTCTGCCAGTTCACCTGCGGCCTCAAAGCCACCATCAGCAGCCACCTGCTGCTCAGGCACCGCCCCACCACCTACATGGGTGGGGCCGAGGGTGGGGACGGGACCGAGGCAGGGCTCCAGCAGGGGGCGTCGCCCTATCAGCTGAAGCCAAGTGACGAGGACGAGGACTTTCTGCTCTACAACATGCTGGACAACATTAGCCCGCCTACCTGTGACATCAGCAGCGAGGGAGGGCTGCAAGTGGCCCACACCTGTGAG GTCACCACGCTgtttgaggaagaggaggaggaagaggagcaagagGAAGAGGTCTCCTCCATTTTCCCTCTGAAGGGGGGCTCCATGTCCTGTCCCTCTGACAGCCCCGCCTCCCAGGAGGAGACAGCGCAGTCCGCGCACCTCATGACTCTAGGGCTGTGTCGGATCTCTGCAGtcagacctcctcctcctcttcctccctcctcctcaccACGCACACAGTCCCCGACTCCACCCGATAACCCCACACACCTGCAGGACAGCGGGGCTGACGATAGAGTGAAGGTTCCACCCCCCAACCTGCTGTGTCTACTTTGTCCACTGACGCTGCCGTCACAGCGCCTGCTCAACATCCACATCAGGTCTCACCGCGCCTCCGGCGGCTTCAGCTGCGTCCGCTGCAGCTGGACAGCCGACAGCTGGGAGGAACTGGAACATCACTGGAGGAGCCACTCCAGCcggagaaggaagaggaggagggaatgggagcagcaggaaaagaaggacaagaagaaaaagaagacgaTGGCAGCCTGTCAGAGGACGTTCAGGAGCTCCACCCTGCAGAACGCTCCtgaaaaatcacagaaacacG ATGGATGGAGGAGCCAGCGGATTGGACAAGGAAAACAGAAGGAGGTGGAGCTTCCTGACAg ACGGAGCAGCAGACCTCAGGCTGGATCACAGCCTGGCGCCACGGAGACCGCGAAGAAAGCCATAAGGATGAAGAACAGAGATCGCAAGGAAACGACGGCAGAGAACGGGAAGCAGACGGGTTTCAGTTGCTCGCTGTGTCACAG GAAGTTCTCGTCTAAACTGACTCTGAGGCGTCACCTGGGCATTCACAAGGGAGAGAAACCGTTCACCTGTCCTCACTGCTCTTACAGCAGCCGCCTGAAGGCTTCACTACTGCAACACCTGAGGACTCACACAG GTGAGAAGCCATACAGGTGTGCCGAGTGTCCGTATGCATCCATCGATCGCAGCTCTCTGCTCCGACACTGCAGGACTCACAGTCAGGAGAAACCCTACAGGTGTCAGCATTGTGACTACAGCAG TATCCAGAAGAAGAGTCTGGATCTCCACGCTCGCCGCCATCACACAGGCGAGGTGTTTCCATGCCAGCATTGTGACTACTCGAGCCCAGACCGCCAACTGCTGCTGAGACACATTCGCAGACACCATGCCCCCTCCCAGCATGCTGCTTTCTTAACATGA